Proteins encoded by one window of Arachis hypogaea cultivar Tifrunner chromosome 1, arahy.Tifrunner.gnm2.J5K5, whole genome shotgun sequence:
- the LOC112790595 gene encoding pentatricopeptide repeat-containing protein At2g33680, whose translation MPLSPQHATVFRDILHCTHHTNLRRGHALHARTLRNGSFFSSTHVANAILLLYAKSGFLSKATLILHSIPTTTRDIVSWNSLINALSRNKSHSSSVFSLFRLMTRTHHMELPNAHTFAGVFTAVANTSDFVAGRQTHALAVKTSCLRDVYVGSSLLNFYCKMGLVLDARKVFDTMPVRNEVSWSTVISGYASLEMVHEAVELFGAMNCEEGEVVNEFVFTSVLSALTRGEFVDIGRQVHSLAIKKGLLSVISVGNALVTMYAKCGTLDDALRTFYLCGKKNSITWSAMVTGYAQSGDSDKALRLFYDMHHSGVMPSEFTLVGVINACSDLCAIAEGKQMHGYSVKLGYELQLYVLSALVDMYAKCGSIEDARKGFEYIEQPDVVLWTSIITGYAQNGDFEGALNLYCNMQMDGVDPNELTMASVLKSCSSLAALDQGKQMHARIIKYGFKLEVPIGSALSAMYAKCGSLDDGYRIFWRMPNRDVISWNAMISGLSQNGRGKEALELFEMMCQEGTKPDTVTFVNLLSACSHMGLVDRGWAYFKMMSDKFSIDPTVEHYACMVDILSRAGKLNEAKEFIETATIDHGFCLWRILLGACRNYRNYDIGVYAGEKLMELGSPESSAYVLLSSIYIALGKKDDVERVRRMMSDRGVTKEPGCSWIELKNLVHVFVVGDDMHPKIHEIRSQLRLLTKLMKDEGYQPLSDPLPATIRNDLKDHEDSEGIQLMVCSSM comes from the exons ATGCCTCTTTCTCCGCAACATGCGACGGTTTTCAGAGACATCCTCCACTGTACCCACCACACCAACCTCCGACGCGGCCATGCTCTCCACGCCCGAACCCTCCGTAACGGTTCTTTCTTCTCCTCCACTCACGTCGCCAACGCCATCCTCCTCCTCTACGCCAAGTCCGGCTTCCTTTCCAAAGCCACCCTCATCCTCCACTCCATCCCCACCACCACCAGAGACATTGTCTCATGGAACTCCCTCATCAATGCCCTCTCCAGGAACAAGTCTCACTCCTCCTCTGTTTTCTCACTCTTCCGCCTCATGACAAGAACTCATCACATGGAGCTCCCTAACGCCCACACCTTCGCCGGTGTCTTTACCGCCGTTGCCAACACCTCTGACTTCGTCGCTGGCCGTCAGACCCATGCCCTCGCCGTCAAGACGTCATGCCTTCGTGATGTTTATGTTGGGAGCTCGCTGCTTAACTTTTATTGCAAAATGGGTCTTGTACTTGATGCCCGCAAGGTGTTTGATACAATGCCTGTGAGGAACGAGGTTTCTTGGTCGACGGTGATTTCCGGATATGCTTCGTTAGAGATGGTTCATGAGGCTGTGGAGCTCTTTGGGGCCATGAATTGTGAAGAAGGGGAGGTTGTTAATGAGTTTGTGTTTACAAGTGTTCTTAGTGCGTTGACTAGGGGTGAGTTTGTGGACATTGGTAGGCAGGTTCATTCCCTTGCTATCAAGAAGGGGTTGCTTTCGGTTATCTCCGTGGGCAATGCTCTTGTGACCATGTATGCTAAGTGTGGGACCCTGGATGATGCGCTAAGGACGTTTTATTTGTGCGGGAAGAAGAATTCGATCACTTGGTCGGCCATGGTTACTGGTTATGCTCAGAGTGGGGATTCTGACAAGGCTCTGAGGTTGTTTTATGATATGCATCATTCTGGGGTGATGCCAAGTGAGTTTACTCTTGTGGGGGTGATCAATGCTTGCAGTGACCTTTGTGCTATTGCAGAAGGGAAACAAATGCATGGTTACTCAGTGAAGTTGGGGTATGAATTGCAGTTGTACGTTTTATCGGCTTTGGTGGACATGTATGCAAAATGTGGTAGCATAGAGGATGCTCGGAAGGGTTTCGAGTATATAGAACAGCCCGATGTTGTTCTCTGGACCTCTATCATAACAGGATATGCTCAAAATGGGGATTTTGAAGGTGCTCTGAATCTGTACTGCAATATGCAGATGGACGGAGTTGACCCCAACGAGCTAACTATGGCGAGTGTTCTTAAATCCTGTTCTAGTTTAGCTGCTTTAGATCAGGGGAAGCAAATGCATGCTCGCATTATTAAGTATGGTTTCAAATTAGAAGTTCCAATTGGAAGTGCTCTTTCTGCCATGTATGCTAAGTGCGGAAGTTTGGATGATGGGTACCGTATATTTTGGAGGATGCCTAACCGAGATGTAATTTCTTGGAATGCAATGATATCTGGACTGTCTCAAAATGGTCGTGGTAAAGAAGCCTTGGAGTTGTTTGAGATGATGTGCCAGGAGGGAACAAAGCCGGACACAGTCACATTTGTGAATCTTCTCTCTGCCTGCAGCCATATGGGTCTAGTGGATAGAGGCTGGGCTTATTTCAAAATGATGTCTGATAAATTCAGCATTGATCCAACAGTAGAGCATTATGCCTGCATGGTTGATATCTTGAGCCGTGCCGGTAAACTCAATGAAGCAAAGGAATTCATTGAAACAGCAACAATTGATCATGGTTTTTGTTTGTGGCGCATATTGTTAGGGGCCTGTAGGAACTATCGTAACTATGATATAGGTGTCTATGCTGGTGAGAAACTAATGGAGCTAGGCTCACCAGAATCATCTGCTTATGTATTGTTATCAAGCATATATATAGCTTTAGGAAAGAAGGATGATGTAGAACGTGTAAGGAGAATGATGAGTGACCGAGGGGTGACTAAAGAACCCGGGTGTAGTTGGATTGAGTTGAAGAACTTGGTTCATGTATTTGTTGTTGGAGATGATATGCATCCAAAGATTCATGAAATACGGTCACAGTTAAGGTTATTGACCAAATTGATGAAAGATGAAGGATATCAACCTCTTTCAGATCCATTGCCTGCAACTATCAGAAATGATTTGAAAG ATCATGAAGACAGTGAAGGGATACAACTCATGGTTTGTTCTAGCATGTAA
- the LOC112790609 gene encoding beta-1,2-xylosyltransferase gives MNRRNTLLFKILLFLFILNSISLFLYFLTHSSNSSRSNTNLNNQIPLLRSQQQQQSHHHSLKPWPILPSYLPWTDAEDSKANAITRSCEGYFGNGFTRRVQVLHGPGWFRCWYSETLRSSVCEGGRVRMVPDRIRMAKGGEALVDVMGRGEDEELPAFQNGAFEVDGGNGVGAVEGKTLVDREFLDRYLPAGGIQRHTMRDLISKIRVVREKDFACDEWFEEPTLLVTRFEYANLFHTITDWYSAYVSSRVTGLPNRPHVVFVDGHCETQLEETWKALFSSVRYAKNFTGTVCFRHAILSPLGYETAMFKGLTEEVNCDGASAQELWQNPDNHKTARISEFGEMIRAAFGLPLNAYHSTKPVSGHNVLFVRREDYLAHPRHRGKVESRLSNEAEVFESLKSWVSNYNGCKINLVNGLFAHMSMKEQVRAIQDASVIIGAHGAGLTHIVSALPKTVILEIISSQFRRPHFAYIARWKGLEYHAINLAGSHADPGTVINELANIMKSLGC, from the exons ATGAATCGAAGGAACACGTTACTCTTCAAgattctcctcttcctcttcatcctcaaCTCCATTTCTCTCTTCCTCTACTTCCTCACACACTCTTCCAATTCTTCACGCTCCAACACCAACCTTAACAATCAAATTCCTCTCCTAAGAtcgcagcagcaacaacaatcgCACCATCACTCTTTAAAGCCATGGCCAATTCTCCCTTCTTACCTTCCTTGGACCGACGCCGAAGACTCCAAGGCCAACGCCATAACCCGCTCCTGCGAGGGCTACTTCGGGAACGGCTTCACGCGCCGCGTCCAGGTCCTCCACGGGCCCGGGTGGTTCCGGTGCTGGTACAGCGAGACGCTACGGAGCTCGGTTTGTGAGGGCGGGAGGGTTAGGATGGTCCCTGACAGGATCCGGATGGCGAAGGGCGGGGAGGCGTTGGTGGACGTTATGGGAAGGGGAGAGGATGAGGAGCTTCCTGCGTTCCAAAACGGTGCGTTTGAGGTTGATGGCGGTAATGGTGTTGGAGCGGTGGAGGGGAAGACGTTGGTGGATCGTGAGTTCTTGGATCGGTATTTGCCTGCGGGTGGGATCCAGAGGCATACTATGAGGGATTTGATTAGTAAGATCCGAGTTGTTAGAGAGAAGGATTTTGCTTGTGATGAG TGGTTTGAAGAACCAACGCTTCTGGTGACGCGTTTTGAGTATGCTAATCTTTTTCACACTATTACAGACTGGTATAGTGCATATGTTTCTTCTAGAGTCACAGGCCTTCCTAATCGACCTCATGTTGTCTTTGTAGATGGCCACTGCGAG ACTCAACTTGAAGAGACATGGAAAGCGTTATTCTCAAGTGTTAGATATGCTAAAAATTTCACTGGCACAGTTTGTTTTCGCCATGCCATTCTCTCACCTCTGGGATATGAAACCGCAATGTTTAAAGGACTAACAGAAGAAGTAAATTGTGATGGAGCTTCTGCACAGGAACTGTGGCAAAACCCTGATAACCACAAAACTGCACGCATTTCTGAGTTTGGAGAAATGATCAGAGCAGCATTTGGGCTACCACTAAATGCATACCATTCTACAAAACCAGTCTCTGGACATAATGTTCTTTTTGTTCGTCGTGAAGATTACTTAGCTCATCCACGTCATCGTGGTAAAGTCGAATCAAGGTTAAGCAATGAGGCAGAAGTATTTGAATCCTTGAAGAGCTGGGTATCCAATTATAATGGTTGTAAAATCAACCTGGTCAATGGATTGTTTGCACACATGTCTATGAAGGAACAGGTACGAGCCATTCAAGATGCATCAGTCATCATTGGTGCACACGGTGCCGGCCTCACTCACATAGTATCCGCATTGCCCAAAACTGTGATCCTGGAGATTATCAGCAGCCAATTCAGACGCCCACATTTTGCGTATATTGCTCGTTGGAAAGGGTTGGAGTATCATGCAATCAACCTTGCAGGGTCGCATGCTGATCCAGGAACTGTGATCAATGAGCTGGCCAATATAATGAAAAGCCTTGGGTGCTGA